A portion of the Clostridium gelidum genome contains these proteins:
- a CDS encoding bifunctional 4-hydroxy-3-methylbut-2-enyl diphosphate reductase/30S ribosomal protein S1, which yields MNEVILAKNAGFCFGVSRAVNEALKIQKEHNAKIYTLGPLIHNNDVVKFLEENNIFSIELENIDKLSMGDVIVIRSHGVSEAVLDILEKKKLTILNATCPFVTNIQKKVKKYSKEGYHIVILGDSNHPEVIGINGWCQDKALITKDGTFEEAIPQKVCVVAQTTEKMKNWENTLKNLSSVKEVLAFNTICSATYARQKSTNTISKEADAMIVVGGKNSSNTTKLYQIAKENCKNTIHIENVTELPLDFIKNNDMKKIGVTAGASTPDWIIKEVLDIMNTENNNFDDQLSLMNELDKRFAIGDEVQGEILSKTRDSILVSLVGYKSDGVIPYTELCAKEDPVTFSEKLGVGDSINAKVIKLQNSDGYVVLSRLEYEGEETFKELESLFKEEKTFEITIKEASENGLVAYYNGVRIFVPASQIDTKFTKDKSEYVGKNLEVKLIDLSLKKPVKIVASRRILLEDVKNAEDAKIFENFNLGDVVKGEIKRFTSFGAFVEINGIDGLLHVSQISWNHVNNAGDVLKINQTVEVKIIGLDKDAKKLSLSIKELIAKPWENAREKYPEDSIVLGTVVRLNDFGAFIELEPGVDGLVHISKISHNRIEHPSEVLKVGEEIKAKILSVDEENKRISLSIKDI from the coding sequence ATGAATGAAGTTATTTTAGCAAAGAATGCAGGTTTTTGTTTTGGAGTTTCACGAGCTGTAAATGAAGCTCTTAAAATTCAAAAAGAACATAATGCAAAAATTTATACTTTAGGTCCATTAATACATAATAATGATGTAGTTAAGTTTTTAGAAGAAAATAATATATTTTCTATAGAATTAGAAAATATAGATAAATTAAGCATGGGTGATGTAATTGTTATAAGATCTCATGGTGTTTCTGAAGCGGTTTTAGATATTCTTGAAAAAAAGAAATTAACAATTTTAAATGCTACATGTCCTTTTGTAACGAACATTCAAAAGAAGGTTAAGAAATATTCAAAAGAAGGATATCATATAGTAATATTAGGAGATTCAAATCACCCGGAGGTAATAGGAATTAATGGATGGTGTCAAGATAAAGCGCTTATTACTAAAGATGGTACTTTTGAAGAAGCAATACCCCAAAAGGTATGTGTAGTAGCTCAAACAACAGAAAAAATGAAGAATTGGGAAAACACTTTAAAAAACTTAAGTTCTGTAAAAGAGGTATTAGCTTTTAATACAATTTGTTCAGCTACTTATGCTAGACAAAAAAGTACAAATACAATATCTAAAGAAGCAGATGCTATGATAGTTGTTGGTGGAAAAAATAGTTCAAATACCACTAAATTGTATCAAATTGCAAAGGAAAATTGCAAAAATACAATTCATATAGAAAATGTTACAGAATTACCACTTGATTTTATTAAAAATAATGATATGAAAAAAATAGGAGTTACAGCTGGTGCATCTACACCAGATTGGATTATTAAGGAGGTACTTGATATTATGAATACAGAAAATAATAACTTTGACGATCAATTGTCACTAATGAATGAGCTAGATAAAAGGTTTGCTATTGGAGACGAAGTTCAAGGTGAAATACTTTCAAAAACTAGAGATTCTATTTTAGTTTCACTTGTAGGTTATAAATCTGATGGAGTTATTCCTTATACAGAACTATGTGCTAAAGAAGATCCAGTGACATTTTCAGAAAAACTAGGTGTTGGAGATTCTATTAATGCTAAGGTTATAAAATTGCAAAATAGTGATGGATATGTAGTTTTATCAAGATTGGAATATGAAGGAGAAGAAACTTTTAAAGAATTAGAATCTCTTTTCAAGGAAGAAAAGACCTTTGAAATAACTATTAAAGAAGCAAGTGAAAATGGATTAGTTGCATATTATAATGGTGTTAGAATTTTTGTACCAGCATCACAAATTGATACTAAATTCACTAAAGATAAAAGCGAATATGTAGGGAAAAATTTAGAAGTTAAATTAATAGATTTATCTTTAAAAAAGCCGGTGAAAATAGTAGCATCAAGAAGAATATTATTAGAAGATGTTAAAAATGCAGAAGATGCAAAAATATTTGAAAATTTTAACCTTGGAGATGTTGTTAAAGGCGAAATAAAGAGATTTACAAGCTTTGGTGCTTTTGTTGAAATTAATGGTATAGATGGATTATTACATGTATCACAAATTTCTTGGAATCATGTTAATAATGCAGGTGATGTATTAAAGATAAACCAAACTGTTGAAGTTAAAATTATAGGTCTTGATAAAGATGCTAAAAAACTTTCTTTAAGCATAAAAGAACTTATTGCTAAACCTTGGGAGAATGCTAGAGAAAAATATCCGGAAGATTCTATAGTTTTAGGTACAGTAGTAAGACTTAATGACTTTGGCGCTTTTATAGAATTAGAACCAGGAGTTGACGGACTAGTTCATATTTCAAAGATTTCACATAACAGAATAGAACATCCATCAGAAGTTTTAAAAGTTGGAGAAGAAATTAAAGCTAAAATTTTAAGTGTAGATGAAGAGAATAAAAGAATAAGCTTAAGCATAAAAGATATTTAA
- a CDS encoding NUDIX hydrolase, whose protein sequence is MKKNKVTNLKPLVETEFLSLYEAEYENKVGNKRTWTVASRKDNDTLQKQFFENKEDTADGVIIAAYHKDEKKLVIIKQFRIPLNDYVYELTAGLIDKGEDAKSTIGRELMEETGLKIVDVIKNRGTDKVYVSAGMTDESLSFVYCICEGEISDEHLEDDECIEAMLISQEEAKELIQSREKFDIKCFLLLQSFALVGEKLFIE, encoded by the coding sequence ATGAAAAAAAATAAAGTCACTAATTTGAAACCTTTAGTAGAAACTGAGTTTTTAAGCTTATATGAGGCGGAATATGAAAATAAAGTTGGAAACAAAAGAACATGGACAGTAGCTTCTAGAAAAGATAATGATACTCTTCAAAAGCAATTCTTTGAAAATAAAGAAGATACAGCTGATGGGGTAATAATTGCAGCATATCATAAAGATGAAAAGAAGCTTGTTATAATAAAGCAATTTAGAATTCCGCTTAATGATTATGTGTATGAATTAACAGCAGGTCTTATAGATAAGGGTGAAGATGCAAAGAGTACAATCGGAAGAGAATTAATGGAAGAGACAGGTCTAAAGATAGTAGATGTAATTAAAAATAGAGGCACTGATAAAGTATATGTTTCAGCAGGTATGACAGATGAATCGCTAAGTTTTGTTTATTGCATTTGTGAAGGTGAAATAAGCGATGAACATCTTGAGGATGATGAATGTATTGAAGCAATGCTTATATCTCAAGAAGAAGCAAAAGAACTTATACAAAGCCGAGAAAAATTTGATATTAAATGCTTTTTACTTCTTCAAAGTTTTGCACTAGTTGGAGAAAAGTTATTTATTGAATAA